The DNA segment TGCTTTCCCAATAAAATGTGTGATTGAAATATCCCCCGCTATTGTTTTTGACAGCCATAGGATATTTGCTGATATTCTTAAAAATATCCATTATATCCATCGATTCCATCTCAGTGCCTTTTATTGCATTTATGAAATTGTCATAATATGCTTTGTGGTGCTTGCTATAATGGATCTCTACTGTTTGTTTATCAATAAAAGGTTCAAGGGCATCATACGCATAAGGTAAGGGTTGAAATTCAAATTTATTGTTTGTTTGATTTTTTAAATTTTCTTGTGCTTGTGCAATAAAAGTGCATTGTGAATCAAGAAATCCGAAAATGATTAATATTTTAATTAACTTTAGTTTACTCATTGTTCTTCCTCCTCAATTATTTTAATTAAAAAAACGATGAATTATACCGGTCCTTCAGTCTGGTTAATCAAATAATTTTCCATACCCATTTGCTCAATTTGTGTAAGTTGGGCTTCAGCCCAATCAACGTGATCTTCTTCCATTTTAAGTATCTTGGTCAGCAGGTCAACAGAACCTTGATCGCCAACTTCTCGTGCAAGTTTGATGGCAACGTTGTATTCCTGTACAGCGTTAAGTTCATAGTTATTGTCGTTACTGATCATTTCTGCAACAGTTTTGCCAATTTTTATTGGATTAAGTTTGGATACAATTGGTATACCGTCAAAGAAAAGGATTCGTTCAATAAGCCACTCGGCGTGGTGCATTTCATCCATAGCCTGTTTTCTTATTGCTGTGAGAAGTTTACCATAACCCCAGTTTTCGCACATTTCTGAATGTACCATGTATTGGCTTATGACTGTGAGTTCTTCTGCCAAAAGCGAATTCAAGACTGGAAGTAATTTTTCATTGCCTTTCAT comes from the Bacteroidota bacterium genome and includes:
- the bfr gene encoding bacterioferritin, with protein sequence MKGNEKLLPVLNSLLAEELTVISQYMVHSEMCENWGYGKLLTAIRKQAMDEMHHAEWLIERILFFDGIPIVSKLNPIKIGKTVAEMISNDNNYELNAVQEYNVAIKLAREVGDQGSVDLLTKILKMEEDHVDWAEAQLTQIEQMGMENYLINQTEGPV